From a region of the Arachis ipaensis cultivar K30076 chromosome B09, Araip1.1, whole genome shotgun sequence genome:
- the LOC107619121 gene encoding MLO-like protein 1 — translation MSGGGVEEGNDLEFTPTWVVAVVCSVIVAVSLLAERLLHYAGKFLKRKNQKPLFEALLKVKEELMLMGFISLLLTVTQNGIIRICVPEHWTHHMLPCKFEDKEEETKTTSHFQNFFSFSGNLRHLLEASKSAETGSQTGYCARKGKVPLLSIEALHHLHIFIFVLAIVHVTFCVLTVVFGGLRIRQWKNWEDAIAKENYNSERVLEPRPMVTEVHQHEFIRDRFTGFGKDSAILGWMKSFFKQFFGSVTKLDYVTLRLGFIMTHCRGNPKFNFHKYMIRALEDDFKKVVGISWYLWIFVVIFLLININGWHTYFWIAFIPVIVLLAVGTKLEHVITQLAHEVAEKHAAIEGELVVQPSDDHFWFHRPRIVLFLIHFILFQNAFEIAFFFWIWVTYGFDSCIMGQVRYIVPRLIIGVFIQLLCSYSTLPLYALVTQMGTHFKKAIFDEQLQVRLVGWAQKAKKKGPRPESSHNGSSTAANNNGVQLGSIFRRASASPPEDHANSIVPI, via the exons ATGAGCGGCGGAGGCGTGGAAGAAGGTAACGATTTGGAGTTCACTCCGACGTGGGTTGTGGCCGTCGTTTGCTCCGTCATCGTCGCCGTTTCCCTCCTCGCCGAGCGTCTTCTTCACTATGCCGGAAAATTTCTTAAGAGGAAGAACCAGAAGCCACTCTTTGAAGCTCTCCTCAAAGTCAAAGAAG AGTTGATGCTGATGGGATTTATATCTCTGCTTCTGACGGTAACACAAAATGGGATCATAAGAATCTGTGTGCCAGAGCATTGGACTCACCACATGCTTCCATGTAAATTTgaggataaagaagaagaaacaaaaacaacATCACATTTTCAgaattttttctctttctctggaAATCTCAGGCACCTTCTGGAAGCTTCCAAATCAGCAGAAACAGGGTCCCAAACTGGATATTGCGCTCGGAAG ggCAAGGTGCCTCTATTGTCCATTGAAGCCCTTCATCACTTGCATATCTTCATTTTTGTGTTAGCTATAGTTCATGTAACCTTTTGTGTTCTCACGGTAGTTTTTGGAGGATTAAGA ATACGACAGTGGAAGAACTGGGAAGACGCTATTGCAAAAGAAAACTATAATTCAGAACGAg TTTTGGAACCAAGGCCAATGGTGACTGAAGTTCATCAACATGAATTTATAAGGGACCGTTTCACAGGTTTTGGCAAAGATTCCGCTATTTTGGGATGGATG AAATCCTTTTTCAAGCAATTTTTTGGATCCGTGACGAAATTAGATTATGTGACATTGAGGCTTGGTTTTATTATG ACCCACTGCAGGGGAAATCCAAAGTTTAATTTTCACAAGTATATGATTCGTGCTCTTGAAGATGATTTCAAGAAAGTTGTTGGTATAAG TTGGTATCTTTGGATCTTTGTGGTCATCTTCTTGTTGATTAATATTAACG GTTGGCATACATATTTCTGGATCGCTTTCATCCCTGTCATT GTGCTGCTTGCGGTAGGGACAAAGCTGGAACATGTAATAACCCAATTAGCACATGAAGTGGCAGAGAAGCATGCAGCCATTGAAGGTGAATTGGTGGTTCAACCATCTGATGATCACTTCTGGTTTCACCGACCTCGCATTGTTCTCTTCTTGATTCACTTCATCCTTTTCCAAAATGCTTTTGAGATTGCTTTCTTCTTCTGGATTTGG GTTACTTATGGGTTTGACTCGTGTATAATGGGTCAAGTTCGTTACATTGTTCCAAGGCTCATTATTGG GGTATTTATTCAGCTTCTATGTAGTTACAGCACTCTCCCACTCTATGCTCTCGTTACACAG ATGGGAACTCACTTTAAGAAGGCAATATTTGATGAGCAATTACAAGTGAGGCTTGTTGGTTGGGCACAGAAGGCAAAGAAGAAAGGACCAAGACCTGAAAGTTCTCACAACGGTTCTTCAACCGCCGCTAATAATAATGGAGTTCAGCTTGGCTCAATTTTCAGGAGGGCTTCAGCATCTCCCCCAGAAGACCATGCCAATTCCATTGTCCCAATCTAA